In Microplitis demolitor isolate Queensland-Clemson2020A chromosome 9, iyMicDemo2.1a, whole genome shotgun sequence, one genomic interval encodes:
- the LOC103575337 gene encoding zinc finger protein 568, with product MATGDSLHQFVDVGNVVHEEIVYGVESDFDYHDGVIGACEQVCVEEQEPLQTPADSNLPAYILPEYTDDNYLNIQGTEEVITSDNWYSEVDDVSKIQVHSSQDNLLEYDADEVPVEQDDSPINTPYPCNICGRRFRAKVNLMNHVISHENDRPHCCNLCGARYLNKFDLNNHLKSHACSPPHLNEDLNNNPGLFFNETKTSHPRKKTTRNTQYQCSDCHHIFRDKISVDKHLCANKNSLSKNNSSNDSEFNCTICGKNFKSKTRLKRHMLSHRNKITCNECGDKFTNERDLFNHSNLHKRKLGDKVFKCNECGKVFSSRSSQQIHVRVHTGEKPYACRFCASAFADGGTLRKHERIHTGEKPYVCVVCTRAFNQRVVLREHVKSHHIGPDPKYEGTATPYCCKICNVLFSTSEDIYNDIVDHCDENTARGRAPQMRPRKYKRRSKLKSHGSAIGIDSDDENFNAMEIEKDFNVIKKKRGRKSKQELLEIEEFKRRTEIFFKQENDEGEDEKVKTEVGQSEHKQRIFSGGEINRPRTKNVSRPVDDNFKFVPATFPSHKQSFDEISAAVESIKMKIESIDSSSKGSGGNFYERRRRRVKQELHDE from the coding sequence atggcgacTGGAGATTCCTTGCATCAGTTCGTAGATGTCGGCAACGTCGTCCACGAGGAAATCGTCTATGGAGTAGAATCAGACTTTGATTACCACGACGGTGTGATCGGAGCTTGCGAGCAAGTGTGCGTCGAAGAACAAGAGCCTCTTCAAACACCAGCTGATTCAAATTTACCAGCATACATTTTACCAGAATATACtgacgataattatttaaatattcaaggCACCGAAGAAGTTATCACCAGTGATAACTGGTACAGCGAAGTTGATGATGTGTCTAAAATACAAGTCCATTCATCCCAAGATAATTTACTGGAGTACGACGCTGATGAGGTACCGGTTGAACAAGACGACAGTCCAATTAATACTCCGTACCCGTGCAATATCTGCGGGCGCAGATTTCGCGCAAAAGTAAATCTTATGAATCACGTTATTTCTCATGAAAATGATCGTCCGCACTGTTGTAATCTTTGCGGCGCGCGTTATCTTAACAAATTTGACTTAAACAATCATCTAAAAAGTCACGCATGCTCGCCGCCTCATTTGAATgaagatttaaataacaatccgggtttattttttaacgaaacTAAAACTTCGCATCCACGTAAAAAAACCACCCGAAATACTCAATATCAATGTTCTGATTGCCATCATATATTTCGTGATAAAATTTCAGTAGACAAACATTTATGtgccaataaaaattcattgagtaaaaataacagTTCAAATGACAGTGAATTTAATTGTACGAtatgtggaaaaaatttcaaaagtaaaacGCGACTTAAACGTCACATGCTGTCACatcgtaataaaataacttgtaaTGAATGCGGggataaatttacaaatgagCGGGATCTTTTTAATCattcaaatttacataaaagaaaattaggtgacaaagtatttaaatgtaaCGAATGTGGTAAAGTATTTAGTAGTCGTAGTTCTCAGCAGATTCACGTACGTGTACATACTGGAGAAAAACCGTACGCTTGTAGATTTTGTGCGAGCGCATTTGCTGATGGAGGGACTTTGAGAAAACATGAGAGAATTCATACGGGAGAGAAACCTTATGTGTGTGTTGTCTGCACGCGGGCTTTTAATCAACGGGTCGTACTTAGAGAGCACGTGAAGTCACATCATATTGGACCGGATCCAAAATATGAAGGCACTGCGACACCTTATTGCTGTAAAATTTGCAATGTTTTGTTCAGTACTTCGGAAGATATTTACAATGACATCGTTGATCATTGCGATGAAAACACTGCGAGAGGAAGAGCGCCGCAGATGAGACCGAGGAAATATAAGAGGAggagtaaattaaaatctcatgGGTCTGCTATTGGTATTGACTCTGATGATGAGAATTTTAATGCGATGGAAATTGAAAAGGACtttaatgtaattaagaaaaaacgCGGGAGAAAAAGCAAGCAGGAGCTGCTGGAAATAGAAGAATTTAAAAGGAGAacggaaatatttttcaagcaGGAGAATGATGAAGGAGAagatgaaaaagttaaaactgaAGTTGGGCAGAGTGAACATAAGCAGAGAATATTTTCTGGGGGTGAAATAAATCGGCCGAGAACTAAAAATGTTAGTCGTCCtgttgatgataattttaaatttgtaccTGCGACTTTTCCGAGTCACAAGCAGTcgtttgatgaaatttccgcGGCAGTCGAAtcgattaaaatgaaaattgagtCGATTGATAGTTCTAGTAAAGGAAGTGGgggtaatttttatgaaaggAGGAGGAGAAGAGTAAAGCAGGAATTAcatgatgaataa
- the LOC103575336 gene encoding arf-GAP with coiled-coil, ANK repeat and PH domain-containing protein 2, with the protein MKTLIDFDECLRDTPKFRSCIENVEGNIDQLEQKLDKVLKYCNLMIDAGKTFVGQQNQFTNSLWELSQYFSDDEKVMSFLNKLIHALQEMNKFHSILLDQASRTVVRDLSAFIKSDVKKAKESRHYFEKISNDLDIALNRNSQVPKTRPAEYEEVSNILSATRSCFRHTSLDYVHALTMLQARRRHEILGSLLSYMHACFTYYHQGSDLAQDLDSFLKELSDDLVVMRLESTKLEKEMENRHVYVTSRDLIPSATDNNKRMEGYLFKRTSNAFKTWNRRWFCLKDHQLVYKKRTGDDDYTVMEDDLRLCTVKSIVDCDRRNCFEVLSPTKSHILQADSEEMYLAWVTSMQQAIGAAIQRGTSSYTLKNVSKSTEFKRNNLRGPVRPPAKPRTRVWEQLLKIPGNDTCCDCGNPDPKWASINLGITLCIECSGIHRSLGVHYSKVRSLTLDDWEPEILKVMAELGNNVVNNVYEAVKPCGDITKATPKCINSIREAWIKAKYVDRKFVKPFNNNLMVSTDGQQQHSRDIMRFRKWSVRKLRRRPRSHHKIDGKNKIFNREGINEVVDESIADCVTGTSAEVMSESEASSISSDTGTVELKNTSTLYGKILTNLQSDDRDAEVDKIFAEDKEEKDRVVVGDKEVEDEVKDEESDILMFGCDLPKPFIESNLELSSDQDSTAGEEEEFADEEDIENLHADMLLYKAAAAHNLPVMCTALAAGADKMWCNVNDRGRTALHQAIISGSVMSCEYLILNGAKINFQDSEGKTPLYLATELGHTAQVCLLLKHRADQHIEDESGVKPLSIAVKEANADIVTLLRLGLLNEEMKDSEIGITGDETFNDVVRDFSQLACSHPERLHRRNESTNIQNTPE; encoded by the exons ATGAAGACTTTAATCGACTTCGATGAATGTCTTCGAGATACTCCAAAATTtcg atCGTGTATTGAAAATGTCGAAGGAAATATAGATCAGCTGGAGCAAAAATTAGATAAG gttttaaaatattgtaatttaatgaTCGATGCTGGGAAAACGTTTGTCGGCCAACAgaa ccAATTTACCAACAGCCTGTGGGAATTATCACAGTACTTCAGCGATGATGAAAAAGTcatgagttttttaaataaactaatccACGCATTGcaagaaatgaataaattccACTCAATTCTCTTGGATCAGGCATCGAGGACAGTCGTCAGAGACCTCAGTGCTTTTATAAAAAG tGACGTCAAAAAAGCCAAAGAATCTCGTCATTACttcgaaaaaatatcaaacgaTCTTGACATCGCATTGAATCGCAACTCCCAAGTCCCTAAAACCCGACCAGCAGAATACGAAGAAgtgtcaaatattttatcagcaaCCCGGTCGTGTTTCCGTCACACGTCATTAGATTACGTCCACGCACTGACGATGTTACAAGCTCGTCGCCGTCACGAAATCCTCGGGTCATTACTGAGTTATATGCACGCATGCTTCACTTATTACCACCAAGGCTCCGATTTGGCTCAAGATCTCGACTCATTTCTCAAGGAACTGAGCGACGACCTCGTGGTGATGCGCCTGGAGTCAACGAAACTCGAAAAAGAAATGGAGAATCGTCATGTCTACGTTACAAGTCGCGATCTGATACCTTCAGCAACCGACAATAATAAACGAATGGaaggttatttatttaagcgAACAAGTAACGCCTTCAAAACATGGAACCGTCGGTGGTTCTGCCTCAAAGATCACCAGCTGGTTTACAAAAAACGTACCGGCGACGACGACTATACTGTCATGGAAGACGACCTGCGTCTCTGCACCGTGAAATCAATCGTCGATTGCGATCGCCGGAACTGTTTTGAAGTTTTGAGTCCAACGAAAAGTCATATCCTGCAGGCTGACAGCGAGGAAATGTACTTGGCCTGGGTCACGTCAATGCAGCAAGCGATCGGTGCTGCCATTCAACGAGGTACTAGTTCCTACACTCTGAAAAACGTCAGCAAATCCACGGAATTCAAACGCAACAATTTACGCGGGCCTGTAAGACCTCCAGCGAAACCGCGGACTCGTGTATGGGAGCAGTTGCTAAAGATACCAGGTAACGACACCTGCTGCGACTGCGGTAACCCGGATCCCAAGTGGGCGAGTATTAATCTGGGAATTACTCTCTGCATTGAGTGCTCCGGGATCCATCGCAGCCTGGGTGTCCACTACAGCAAAGTCCGTTCTCTGACTCTGGATGATTGGGAGCCGGAAATACTCAAAGTCATGGCCGAGTTAGGCAACAATGTTGTCAACAATGTCTACGAAGCTGTGAAACCTTGCGGGGATATCACGAAAGCGACACCGAAGTGCATCAATAGCATTCGCGAAGCCTGGATCAAAGCTAAGTACGTCGACAGAAAATTTGTCAagccatttaataataatttgatggtTTCTACTGATGGTCAGCAGCAACACAGTCGTGATATCATGAGATTCCGCAAGTGGAGCGTAAGAAAATTGAGGCGGAGACCTAGAAGTCATCATAAGATCgatgggaaaaataaaatttttaatagggaAGGAATCAATGAGGTCGTAGATGAAAGTATTGCTGATTGTGTCACTGGTACGTCTGCTGAAGTGATGAGTGAGTCGGAGGCGAGTTCAATAAGTTCGGATACCGGGACTGTGGAGTTGAAGAACACGTCGACTTTGTATGGGAAAATACTGACGAATTTGCAGAGTGATGACAGAGATGCGGAGgtggataaaatttttgcagaGGATAAGGAGGAGAAAGACCGAGTGGTGGTGGGTGACAAGGAGGTAGAGGACGAGGTCAAGGATGAGGAGTCGGATATACTGATGTTTGGGTGCGATTTGCCTAAGCCTTTCATTGAAAGTAATTTAGAGCTCAGTTCAGATCAGGATTCCACGGCTGGGGAGGAAGAGGAGTTTGCTGATGAAGAAGACATTGAAAACTTGCATGCTGATATGCTGCTGTACAAAGCTGCGGCTGCGCACAATTTACCGGTCATGTGCACGGCGTTGGCTGCCGGGGCGGACAAAATGTGGTGCAATGTCAATGATCGAGGAAGGACTGCGTTACACCAGGCGATTATTAgt ggATCCGTCATGTCGTGTGAGTatcttattttaaatggaGCCAAGATAAATTTCCAGGATTCTGAGGGTAAAACGCCGCTTTATTTGGCCACTGAAttag gtCATACGGCTCAGGTGTGCTTGTTATTAAAACACCGTGCGGATCAACATATCGAAGATGAAAGTGGGGTAAAACCACTGTCCATTGCTGTGAAAGAAGCTAATGCGGATATCGTAACCTTGTTAAGACTAGGATTGTTAAATGAAGAGATGAAAGACTCGGAAATCGGTATTACTGGTGATGAAACATTCAATGATGTCGTTCGTGATTTCAGTCAGTTGGCTTGCTCTCATCCCGAACGTCTGCATCGACGTAACGAATCGACGAATATTCAAAATACACCTGAATAa
- the LOC103575334 gene encoding coiled-coil domain-containing protein 130 homolog — MGERKGTNLYYPPDYDPRVGGLNKFMGTHALRERARKLHMGILIIRFEMPFNIWCNGCNNHIGMGVRYNAEKKKIGMYYSTPLYQFRMKCHLCDNHFEIKTDPANLTYIVESGARRQENRWDPTENEQVVPEEKEVSRRLYDDPMFKLEHSMDDKKKAKSKDTTLGSLIANNEQFKDDYALNSSLRAAFREKKKELQERKSLSSKLGLVQVNLVDEHDEDIRLAKLLMHNKKSDSKKKSIYSPLKKLVNSSHVHKIKKHMAPSATASSLVKKHKNQRNQDKVSSSSSTNNLTASTSLVNYDSSSSSDNT, encoded by the exons ATGGGAGAACGTAAAggaacaaatttatattacccACCGGATTATGATCCGCGTGTGGGTGGACTCAATAAATTCATGGGTACCCATGCACTACGTGAGCGTGCCCGTAAATTACACATGGGGATACTTATTATCCGATTTGAAATGCCATTTAATATATGGTGTAATGGATGTAATAATCACATTGGTATGGGAGTGCGTTACAatgctgagaaaaaaaaaattggaatgtACTACAGCACTCCGCTCTATCAATTTCGTATGAAATGTCACTTGTGCGACaatcattttgaaataaaaactgatccagct aatttgaCTTATATAGTAGAAAGTGGAGCACGTCGTCAAGAAAATCGTTGGGATCCAACAGAAAATGAACAAGTTGTACCAGAAGAAAAAGAAGTGTCAAGAAGACTCTATGATGACCCGATGTTTAAATTGGAACACTCCATGGATGATAAAAAGAAAGCTAAATCAAAGGATACGACGTTGGGTAGCTTAATTGCTAATAATGAACAATTTAAAGACGATTATGCATTAAATTCATCACTACGCGCAGCATTTAGA gaaaaaaaaaaagaattacaaGAACGTAAAAGTTTATCATCTAAACTGGGTTTAGTGCAGGTTAATTTAGTTGATGAGCATGACGAAGATATCAGATTAGCAAAATTACTGAtgcacaataaaaaaagtgatagtaaaaaaaaatcaatttattctcCATTAAAAAAACTCGTGAATTCAAGTCatgttcataaaataaaaaaacacatgGCACCGTCGGCGACTGCTTCAAGTCTcgttaaaaaacataaaaatcaaCGTAATCAGGACAAAGTATCGTCCTCGTCTTCTACTAATAATTTAACCGCAAGTACTTCACTAGTTAATTACGATTCATCTTCCAGTTCTGACaacacgtaa
- the LOC103577011 gene encoding transportin-3 — MMDVPPEIETVYEAIYSMHKSSNSTEQHRASLWLQDLQKTVYAWKISDRILQEKKDLDSCFFAAQTMRAKIQYDFHELPAEAHTSLRDSLIGHISQIDEHTSPAIVCQLCLALADLALQMPTWHKPVIDLINRFGGNTSSLWPLLELIKFLPEETNTLSLGANRRDQVLADLSSCADTVSEFLKLSLKSTNNTENIQIHIRIIKCLTSWITVHAVPLEAIPSSDIIAYAFQVLGNHTSNDQLHEAAADCVCSILQSLQLNNNRDIDNYHHHDHHHHNQHHHNQHNPKSPQIQRLQLCLFTSVIALEQPYHLLVAEEETGQLMNYCRIFTEFAETFLVTIINECTSEQQHYAIKILDLVLMCVGHHDYEVAQITFNLWYQLSEELYQRNSEELNKVFKPYIERLISALCKHCQMEPDYLGLLEQDPLSQDFSLFRSRVSELIKDVVFIIGSSHCFRQMFSRINGTQQSLDGVTIISPTWDSIEASLFIMQSVAKNILPEEDQVVPEVVEAILNVHENTHIAVKHTSILLLGELCEWINSHARSLEPILNFLLVCLSQDGLASVASGALHSICTACPEHMASHFPGLLEIARCLDGYPISNDAAIGLLKGVSIILARLPREEITRAMKELCWFQVRPLCALMELTGIPVTRATKTDPVFWLDRLAAIFRHTNPSVDSNDTLPHPCRDVVTEIWPVLSRAFNKYSADSRIMERCCRCVRHAIRCIRKHAVHLLEDIVKLIVGLYATHQHSCFLYLGSILVDEYATDHECAAGLVQMLEAFIGPTFTLLQEQNGLKHHPDTVDDLFRLCSRFIQRAPIAFLHSAPKDSIVDCALSACSLDHKDANASVMKFLYEFLHSARNNDDRSDFTIRRALVQNVLNEKGQTLVTNLLHAAVFSLPTYMLQDTVDVIIELTLIDQTSMAKWLEEAIKSMPTQNASGSITATPDQLYEFHRTILKTTDSPKTVMNAVRTFARLFR, encoded by the exons atgatggATGTACCGCCAGAAATAGAAACCGTTTATGAAGCCATTTATTCCATGCACAAATCATCAAACTCAACTGAACAACACAGAGCATCATTATGGTTACaagatttacaaaaaacc GTGTACGCATGGAAAATTTCCGACAGAATtttgcaagaaaaaaaagatttagacTCGTGTTTTTTTGCTGCCCAAACAATGCGTGCAAAAATTCAATATGATTTTCATGAATTACCGGCGGAAGCTCATACATCATTACGTGATTCATTGATAGGACATATATCACAAATTGATGAGCACACGAGTCCAGCTATTGTTTGTCAG TTATGTCTCGCCCTGGCAGACCTCGCTCTTCAAATGCCAACCTGGCACAAGCCCGTAATAGATCTAATAAACCGCTTCGGTGGCAACACATCAAGTCTCTGGCCTCTACTcgaactaataaaatttcttccCGAAGAAACAAATACCCTGAGTCTCGGTGCCAACAGACGTGACCAGGTATTAGCCGACTTGTCATCATGCGCCGACACAGTATCTGAGTTTTTAAAGCTCTCCCTCAAATCGACCAACAACACCGAGAATATCCAAATACacataagaataataaaatgtctCACCAGCTGGATAACAGTCCACGCTGTCCCACTCGAAGCCATACCCAGTAGCGACATAATAGCGTATGCATTTCAAGTCCTCGGCAATCACACATCCAATGACCAATTGCACGAAGCAGCCGCCGACTGCGTCTGTTCTATCCTCCAGTCGCTGCAGTTGAACAACAACCGTGACATCGACAATTACCATCACCACGACCACCATCACCACAACCAGCATCATCACAACCAACACAACCCCAAGTCACCGCAAATCCAACGTCTCCAACTGTGTTTGTTCACCAGCGTAATCGCCCTGGAGCAGCCGTACCATCTCCTAGTAGCCGAGGAAGAAACCGGTCAGCTGATGAACTACTGCCGTATTTTTACCGAATTCGCAGAGACGTTTTTAGTGACGATAATAAATGAGTGCACGTCTGAGCAGCAGCACTACGCCATTAAAATCCTGGACCTCGTGCTGATGTGCGTCGGCCACCACGACTACGAAGTCgctcaaataactttcaaCCTCTGGTACCAACTGTCCGAAGAACTGTACCAGAGAAATTCTGAGGAATTGAACAAAGTCTTCAAGCCGTACATTGAGAGATTGATCAGCGCGCTTTGCAAGCACTGTCAGATGGAGCCAGACTACTTGGGTTTACTGGAGCAGGATCCTTTAAGTCAGGATTTTTCGCTGTTCCGCAGCCGAGTTTCTGAGCTGATAAAAGACGTCGTCTTCATAATCGGCAGCAGTCATTGCTTCCGTCAAATGTTCTCGCGCATCAATGGCACGCAGCAGAGTCTGGATGGAGTGACGATCATCTCCCCGACCTGGGACAGCATCGAAGCTTCGCTCTTTATAATGCAGTCTGtcgctaaaaatattttacctgAAGAAGATCAAGTGGTACCGGAAGTCGTCGAAGCCATTTTGAATGTTCACGAAAATACGCACATTGCTGTCAAGCATACGAGTATTTTACTACTTGGAGAATTGTGTGAGTGGATAAATAGTCACGCGCGGTCATTAGaaccgattttaaattttttactggtgTGTCTGAGTCAGGATGGACTGGCGAGTGTCGCATCCGGTGCATTGCACAGCATCTGTACTGCGTGCCCAGAACATATGGCCTCGCATTTTCCAGGTCTGCTGGAAATCGCGAGATGTCTTGATGGATACCCGATAAGCAACGACGCGGCCATTGGATTATTGAAGGGAGTTTCGATAATACTAGCGAGATTGCCAAGGGAAGAGATTACTCGAGCGATGAAAGAGCTCTGCTGGTTCCAAGTGAGGCCACTTTGCGCGCTGATGGAACTCACGGGTATTCCGGTAACACGCGCGACTAAAACGGACCCCGTCTTTTGGCTGGACAGACTCGCGGCCATTTTCAGGCATACAAACCCCAGTGTCGATAGCAATGACACGTTGCCGCACCCTTGCAGGGATGTAGTGACGGAAATCTGGCCGGTGTTGTCTAGGGCTTTCAATAAATACTCAGCTGACTCGCGGATCATGGAACGATGCTGTCGGTGCGTCAGACACGCGATCAGATGCATCAGGAAGCACGCGGTCCATTTGTTGGAGGacattgttaaattaattgttggACTCTACGCGACGCATCAGCACAGTTGCTTTCTGTACCTCGGTTCCATTCTCGTGGATGAGTATGCGACTGATCATGAGTGCGCTGCTGGACTTGTGCAGATGCTGGAAGCTTTCATTGGACCCACGTTCACGTTACTGCAGGAACAGAATGGGTTGAAACATCATCCGGATACGGTTGATGATTTGTTTAGATTGTGTTCAag gtTTATACAGCGGGCTCCTATTGCGTTTTTACATTCGGCGCCGAAAGACAGCATCGTTGACTGCGCGTTGTCTGCTTGTAGTCTTGACCACAAAGATGCCAATGCTTccgttatgaaatttttatacgaaTTTCTACACTCTGCTAGAAATAATGAC gaTCGATCTGACTTTACGATAAGACGGGCTTTAGTACAAAATGTTTTGAATGAAAAAGGACAGACTTTAGTTACGAATCTTCTTCATGCTGCTGTATTTTCATTGCCAACTTACATGTTGCAAGATACTGTTGATGTTATTATTGAATTGACGTTAATTGATCAGACA tcgaTGGCAAAATGGTTAGAAGAAGCCATCAAATCGATGCCAACTCAAAACGCATCAGGATCAATTACAGCAACACCTGATCAACTTTACGAATTTCATCGTACAATTTTAAA GACAACAGACTCACCGAAAACTGTGATGAACGCGGTGCGAACATTCGCACGATTATTCCGCTAA